TAGGGTTGGAAGTATAAAACTCCGCATCACCACCTTCTTGAGAAGTCAACCATCTACCGGCTTCCTTATCTGTAATCTGAACCAATCCTTCGTAAGGAATCGAGTGGTACATCTGAGGAGCATACTCTACCCCTGTTTTATCCACACCAGCAGCACATGAAGTCAAGATATAGGCTCCAGCTACTACTGCAATTCCTTTTATGTATGTATTCAATTTCATCATTTCGTAATTTCGACTCCAGTTGAATTATTCAAAACTCTTGTTATTCACCTCTTGTGCACCTGCTGCAGAAAGAGACTTTTTAATTTCCTCTTCGCTCATCGAATTTTTGTCGATATCCACTGCGATGATATGCTTATCATCAGTGATTCTCTCGTCAAATATTCTTGGCTTAGCCCAGGGCTTAAGGTTACTTACTACAAAGAAGGTTCCGCACATTCCGAAAGCTCCCAGGAGAACTGTCAACTCGAATGTTACAGGAATAAAAGTTGGGAATGGGAAGAAATCCTTACCCCCGATGATCATGGGCCAATCGAAAGTCATCATTCCGATTTGCATGGTCAATGCAAGTGTAGTTCCCAACAAACCAAACAAGAATGCAGCAATAGAAAGTCTAGATCTTTTGTATCCCAAAACATCGTCTATCCCGTGAACTGGAAATGGAGAAAACACTTCATAAATCTTTACTCCGCTTTCACGAACGTCCTTGATTGCTTTTAGCAATAAGTCTTCGTCATCGTATACACCAAGTACAAAATTCTTATTTCCGCTCATCTTATTTATCAGTTTTTTCTCCGGTAGCTTTTACAATACTTTTCACTTCAGCCATGTTGATCACAGGGAAGAACTTCGCAAACAAGAAGAATGCGGTAAAGAACAATCCGAATGTGAAGATATAAACTCCCATATCCACCCAAGTCGGGTAGAACATAGCCCAAGAAGAAGGCAAGAAGTCTCTGTGAAGTGAAGTCACGATAATTACAAATCTCTCAAACCACATCCCGATGTTTACAATGATCGAGATAATGAAAGTAGCAGCAATGTTGGTTCTGATCTTTTTGAACCAGAAAAGCTGTGGAGAGATTACGTTACAAGTCATCATCGACCAGTAAGCCCATGCATATGGACCACTTACTCTGTTGAGGAAAGCATACTGCTCGCCCTCTACGCCAGAGTACCATGCGATGAAAAGCTCAGTGATATATGCGACACCCACGATAGAACCTGTCACCATGATAATGATGTTCATCAGCTCCATGTGCTGCATCGTGATATAGTCTTCTAATTTATATACACGTCTGGTTACCAAAAGCAAAGTCAATACCATAGCAAAACCTGAGAAGATCGCACCCGCCACAAAGTAAGGAGGGAAGATCGTGGTATGCCATCCTGGTATCACAGACGTAGCAAAGTCAAAAGATACAATGGTGTGTACTGAAAGTACCAGAGGAGTAGCCAAACCAGCTAAAACCAATGCTACTGTTTCGTATCTAGACCAATCTTTGGCTCCACCTGTCCATCCCATAGACAGTGCACCGTAAACTACTTTTGATATTCCTTTAGCTCTGTCTCGGATGGTAGCAAAGTCAGGCACCAATCCGATGTACCAGAAAACGAGTGATACAGAGAAATAGGTAGAGATCGCAAACACGTCCCATAGTAGTGGAGAGTTAAAGTTCACCCAAAGCGAACCGTACGTGTTTGGAAGAGGAAGTGCCCAAAGCGCCCCAATCCATGGTCGTCCCATGTGAAGAAGCGGGAACTGAAGCGCACAGATAACGGCGAAAATCGTCATTGCCTCTGCTGCTCTGTTGATAGACATTCTCCATCTCTGTCTGAAAAGCAAGAGAATCGCGGAGATCAAAGTACCAGCGTGACCGATACCTACCCACCATACGAAGTTGGTGATATCCCAGGCCCAACCTACGGTCTTGTTAAGACCCCAGCTACCTATACCGTCCCATACTAATCTGAAAACAGCATATGCGCCGAAGGTTAACAAACCCAGCGATACAGCCATAGCCAGCAACCAGGATTTCGCCGGCTTCTCCTCTACTCTTTTGCAAATGTCGTCAGTTACGTCATGAACTGTTTTGCCACCCGTTACGAGGGGCTTACGAACTACTGCTTCTGCGTGCATATTAATCTAATTTATTAACCTTGCTTTTCGTTTTCTTTATTT
This is a stretch of genomic DNA from Reichenbachiella ulvae. It encodes these proteins:
- a CDS encoding DUF3341 domain-containing protein codes for the protein MSGNKNFVLGVYDDEDLLLKAIKDVRESGVKIYEVFSPFPVHGIDDVLGYKRSRLSIAAFLFGLLGTTLALTMQIGMMTFDWPMIIGGKDFFPFPTFIPVTFELTVLLGAFGMCGTFFVVSNLKPWAKPRIFDERITDDKHIIAVDIDKNSMSEEEIKKSLSAAGAQEVNNKSFE
- the nrfD gene encoding NrfD/PsrC family molybdoenzyme membrane anchor subunit, translated to MHAEAVVRKPLVTGGKTVHDVTDDICKRVEEKPAKSWLLAMAVSLGLLTFGAYAVFRLVWDGIGSWGLNKTVGWAWDITNFVWWVGIGHAGTLISAILLLFRQRWRMSINRAAEAMTIFAVICALQFPLLHMGRPWIGALWALPLPNTYGSLWVNFNSPLLWDVFAISTYFSVSLVFWYIGLVPDFATIRDRAKGISKVVYGALSMGWTGGAKDWSRYETVALVLAGLATPLVLSVHTIVSFDFATSVIPGWHTTIFPPYFVAGAIFSGFAMVLTLLLVTRRVYKLEDYITMQHMELMNIIIMVTGSIVGVAYITELFIAWYSGVEGEQYAFLNRVSGPYAWAYWSMMTCNVISPQLFWFKKIRTNIAATFIISIIVNIGMWFERFVIIVTSLHRDFLPSSWAMFYPTWVDMGVYIFTFGLFFTAFFLFAKFFPVINMAEVKSIVKATGEKTDK